In Silene latifolia isolate original U9 population chromosome 3, ASM4854445v1, whole genome shotgun sequence, a single window of DNA contains:
- the LOC141646799 gene encoding glycerophosphodiester phosphodiesterase GDPDL3-like → MASNFVTVTLGVLLLQLFTLTCAQKSTSKWLTLDGSAPLVIARGGLSGMFPDSSYLAYNATMMNSVPDVVLWCDVQLTKDGAGICFPSLMLDNASTVTYVYPKNRMSRYNVDGNLIQAYFPSDFSLKELASVALTQGFLSRPPYFDDEFSILTVEDVYTQNKPAGFWLNIQHDAFYIQRKLSMRNFVISTSKKVIISHISSPDISFLQGLAKPFAATKTKMVFRFLDKGMKEPSTNQTYDSLRKNLTFIKSFASGILVPRNYIWPVDATGYLQPHTSLVVDAHNIGIEVFAADFANDNIIAYNYSYSPVAEYLSFIDNGDFSVDGMLSDFSVTASEARDCFAHVSSNASAPAKPLVISHYGASGDYPGCTDISYTAAISDGADVIDCPVQMSKDNVPFCLSSINLIDSTLVTQTQFRSMLSVVTEIQPTAGIFSFKLDWADIQGLTPVIANPYVQSSLYRNPKFKNAGKLISLSEFLALAKNASSLAAILLKIEHAEYLAVNQSMSVVDAVTTALEKAGYNSPKAKKVMIKTPESAVLKALKGKKYERIYEVDNFIRDASNATIADLKTFSDSVVVNQESVYQTNQGFLVDLSNVVQHLHSFKLPVYVQVLKNELVDISYDFFSEPIAEMNSYVMGAKVDGIITEFPQTGAAYKKNLCLTMKNTPTFMRPVQPGQLISLGVPELMPPAEAPHPILTVANISEAPLPLVMQNASSPTATIPETPKTSPNGQHQITASALLSCLAIIVAVCQLL, encoded by the exons ATGGCTAGCAATTTTGTTACTGTTACTCTTGGTGTTCTTCTACTTCAGCTTTTTACACTTACTTGTGCTCAGAAATCTACTTCTAAATGGCTAACTCTTGATG GGTCAGCACCGCTGGTTATAGCACGAGGTGGATTATCAGGCATGTTTCCGGACTCTAGTTATCTTGCGTACAACGCGACAATGATGAATAGTGTACCAGACGTAGTCTTGTGGTGTGATGTCCAGCTGACTAAAGACGGAGCTGGAATATGTTTTCCAAGTCTCATGCTGGATAATGCCTCTACTGTCACTTACGTTTACCCGAAAAATAGAATGAGCAGATATAATGTTGATGGCAATTTAATACAAGCATACTTCCCTAGTGACTTTTCTCTCAAAGAACTTGCATCTGTCGCTT TAACTCAGGGATTTCTTTCGCGGCCTCCTTATTTTGATGACGAGTTTTCAATTCTGACAGTAGAGGATGTGTATACGCAAAATAAACCTGCGGGATTTTGGTTAAATATTCAGCATGATGCTTTTTATATCCAACGGAAGTTAAGCATGAGAAATTTTGTCATTAGTACTTCCAAGAAGGTGATCATTAGTCACATTTCGTCTCCTGATATTAGCTTTTTACAAGGACTAGCTAAGCCATTTGCAGCGACCAAAACCAAAATGGTTTTCCGCTTTCTTGACAAAGGTATGAAAGAACCATCAACCAACCAGACTTATGATTCTCTTCGGAAGAATCTAACATTTATCAAAAGCTTCGCGTCTGGAATCCTTGTCCCGAGGAATTACATATGGCCTGTTGATGCAACTGGTTATCTGCAACCTCATACTTCCCTTGTGGTTGATGCTCATAATATCGGAATTGAAGTTTTTGCTGCAGACTTTGCAAATGACAATATAATTGCTTATAATTATAGTTACAGTCCTGTGGCCGAGTATCTCTCTTTCATTGATAATGGTGACTTCTCCGTTGATGGCATGCTGTCTGACTTCTCAGTAACCGCATCAGAAGCAAGAG ATTGTTTTGCACATGTGAGCAGCAATGCATCAGCACCAG CAAAGCCCTTGGTTATATCGCATTACGGGGCAAGTGGAGATTATCCCGGCTGTACAGACATATCATACACAGCGGCTATTTCAGATGGTGCTGATGTAATTGACTGTCCCGTTCAGATGTCAAAGGATAATGTTCCTTTCTGCTTGAGCTCTATCAATCTCATCGATAGTACGCTTGTCACTCAAACTCAGTTCAGGTCCATGCTGTCAGTTGTTACTGAGATTCAGCCAACTGCAGGAATATTTTCATTCAAACTGGATTGGGCCGATATTCAAGGGTTGACAC CGGTGATAGCAAATCCATATGTACAGTCTTCTTTATACAGGAATCCTAAATTTAAGAACGCTGGAAAGCTCATTTCCTTGTCCGAGTTTTTGGCGCTTGCAAAAAACGCGTCATCACTTGCTGCTATTTTGCTGAAGATAGAG CATGCTGAATACCTAGCAGTAAACCAGAGCATGAGTGTTGTTGATGCAGTAACGACCGCCTTGGAGAAAGCTGGCTATAACAGTCCAAAAGCCAAAAAGGTCATGATCAAGACCCCTGAGAGCGCAGTCTTAAAAGCGCTGAAGGGAAAGAAATATGAACGTATCTACGAAGTTGATAATTTCATACGCGATGCCTCTAATGCTACCATAGCAGATCTCAAGACCTTTTCAGATTCTGTGGTTGTCAACCAGGAATCGGTTTACCAAACAAACCAGGGTTTTCTAGTTGATTTATCAAATGTCGTTCAACATTTACATTCATTCAAGTTGCCAGTGTACGTACAAGTTCTAAAAAATGAACTCGTGGATATATCGTATGACTTCTTTTCTGAACCCATTGCCGAGATGAATTCTTATGTCATGGGCGCTAAAGTTGATGGAATAATAACTGAGTTTCCACAAACCGGTGCTGCTTACAAGA AGAATCTGTGCCTGACGATGAAAAATACGCCAACATTCATGAGACCAGTTCAGCCTGGACAACTCATCTCACTCGGTGTTCCTGAGCTCATGCCACCGGCTGAGGCTCCTCACCCTATTCTCACTGTTGCTAATATTTCAGAAGCGCCGCTACCTCTTGTCATGCAGAATGCTTCATCTCCAACAGCAACAATCCCAGAAACCCCGAAAACTTCACCAAACGGACAGCATCAGATTACAGCGTCCGCTCTTTTATCTTGCCTGGCTATAATTGTGGCAGTTTGTCAACTCCTGTGA